The Primulina huaijiensis isolate GDHJ02 chromosome 18, ASM1229523v2, whole genome shotgun sequence DNA window AGTCATCTTTTTGGCAGCATGACAGAATGCAAGATCGCCAACTCAAAAGTAGGAATTCAAgttcatataatatttaatagacAGGTCAATCTCCCCGTGTAGttctaaaaaatttgtaagGTCACTAGCTCGGTGACTCGTAAATGCTTAATGGAGAATTGTGACAGTTTTGTTTCTTAGAATATCTGCAAATTGAGGCTCctcgtaagaaaagcaaacatgGCCTACTACACcatttatgtcatttttcctAAATTTATAACAAGCACTGGAAATTAGATTAAATGAGCCAAACAAAGTTCAGCCACTATTTATTGAAATAAAAGTGCAGACATAGTTCGGAGTTATCAATGAATAAAACACTGAGTTAAGCACTAATataataaaagaagaaaataaaaccgCAACCAAAAATCAAAGCGGTAAAAGTTCCAACTCaactaataatattaataataatcatcATCCTCAAAATACAAGACAAAAGGCACAAATAAGCATTTCAAAAAGTGAACTGCAGCCACATGCGATCCATATCCATAACAAGAGTGTGCGATAATTGATTTATACATAAAACAAGATTTAGAAGCCAGCTACATATAAAAACAACATCAAGACGGTCTCCGTGAAAGTAAACATATACAAATTAACCACGAAATTTGGCTTTTTCTTACAGGCGGAGACGAGTTCTGAGACAATCAATTAGGCGTAAAGAGACCTGGATTTGCCGTAGCGTTGCTGACTTGTACTTCGAGCATTTCCAGACCCCGCTCCAATGTGTCCATCTTCTCGTTCAATTTCGCCAATTTATCCTTCGTTGTAGATTCTAATATTAATGattcaagaaaaaattaataaaaacatacCGATAAGAGGGACCCGAGATGAAAACGAAGTACATACCGAACTGCACGAGGAAATCAAAGAGTCGACGGACGTTGAGAGATATATTGGAAATGAATTCGCGGTTCTCCCAGTCGGCTTGCACTGCTATCCCCACGCTGACCGCGTTCGTTATACCGCCGGCTCGAGCCATTTCACCGGAATTCAATTCATACGGCTCGGTTCCAACTTCCAGCCAAATTTTGGATCGGTTTCCTATGTGTCTTCTTCTTTTTCAACCCAAACCTAAAAACGTGTTGCtgatagtattttttttttattgcataacTTCACGATTTTAGAGGAGTTTAATCTATTTTTTTGTAGCATAACTTACACGATTTTAGAGGAGTTTAATTAAATACCAAGATCTCTTTCACAACGTGCTTTTGTTATAAATATAAGAGTATCTAAGTATTTATAGAATAACTAAATTAACTTCTATtgcaattaaaattataataaaatattataaaaataattaaactcttaatacatttataaaatacATACATGTATCATATAATTAAACTCTTCATATCATTGTTAGAGATTGATTggcaaaataattataatatagtaaaatattACAAGTAATCTATAATTATGGATACCAATATTTCTATTTCTTGATATTCATATCAGatacttttgtttttaaatttttgtcgaCTCTCTTTAATTTATTCGAAAATAGATATGTGCATATGTAATTTTCATTCGTATCGtgtcaatatttaaaaatgagtGAGTGTCTTCTAATAATATACTCTTGATTGTTGAAACGAAAGTTCCCGAAACGTTTAATGAAAGTTGAAAGTTTCCTGttagaaaaattataatatgaaTGCTGATGTTATAAAACAACTACTTGTTAAATTATGttcagataaaaaaaaaaaaaaaaagtttaataaTTTTGGGTCCAAATTGGAGATTGACTCTCTttgaaagtatttttaaatcaaagaaGTTGTAGTTTTGATGTTAGATTCCAAACTATTCTTCTAATTTTGTTAGTGTTCAACAAaacaaaaatgattaattagtattttatggATTGAATTATATATGACTCTCCATAAAAATATTTCGGTCTCGACCTTAGATGAATCAAAGTAATCCTTTGTGAGCgttacaaaatttaataattaaaaatgtctTTTGACGTCCTTCTTTTGTTAAGCCTTTCaccttttatatttttaacatacTAGCGAATACATGCAATATATGTGTTTTGTAAATAAATGAAGAatgaagtattttttttattttaaaataaaagtaatacattttttaaattaaattgataggagatcaaataaaatataaaaaagttattataatttagtaaaatcatatatttattttgatacgATAGAAGGTTTTTTAGGAAAATCTAAAAGTATATCATAAttccatataaataatattggtgttcttatattatatataattaatataaataaggAATTTGGAAATATTCTTTCTATGACCCTTATTGAATGAGTTCAAAAAAAGATCCGTAGGCGATCTATTTCATTGgatgatgaacaatgacatagcgaTAGAGTTCGAATGATTTGTTggaatatttgaaatgtaaGAAATCTTCATTTGTTCTAAAAACAATCTTGTATTGAATGAGTAACATATCGTTTATGTTCTCCACCAACACTTAATATTGAGTTACAATCGAATGACACTCAATGTTGACAACCACCACTTCCAGAAGTGATCAAAGTGAATGTTGATGTATTTGTTATTCCTAATTTGGATTACTTTGGAGTAGGAATTGTGGGAAGGGATAGTTGTGGAGCGTGGTATTTGCTGAAGGACGGACTCTTCAAGACAACTTTACTCCTCATCTGGCGGAGTTAATTGCCATTAAGTCCGTTTTTTGAGTGCCATA harbors:
- the LOC140964496 gene encoding protein BRICK 1-like isoform X1 yields the protein MARAGGITNAVSVGIAVQADWENREFISNISLNVRRLFDFLVQFESTTKDKLAKLNEKMDTLERGLEMLEVQVSNATANPGNFWRQKGIKKHLWIS
- the LOC140964496 gene encoding protein BRICK 1-like isoform X2 — encoded protein: MARAGGITNAVSVGIAVQADWENREFISNISLNVRRLFDFLVQFESTTKDKLAKLNEKMDTLERGLEMLEVQVSNATANPGLFTPN